A region from the Lycium barbarum isolate Lr01 chromosome 8, ASM1917538v2, whole genome shotgun sequence genome encodes:
- the LOC132604943 gene encoding CRIB domain-containing protein RIC6-like, whose product MTTKVKGLLKGLRYISQVFDEDKEKDMQIGFPTDVKHVAHIGWDGPSSVDNPSWMKEFKSPGAFQSAPLLPPPAEPKENPDIKWVSEDSNRRSRNANSSSPTKDKPEKPRTSRRHSTTENGSNENSTSKEPGAKSRSSRRHHNKDTSDGHKSSESSGKNNPDIPKKSRRKKSKEDGGSTRASRSKGTSSSTAQTTESGPGQECESSGISKEKQEE is encoded by the exons ATGACCACAAAGGTGAAAGGCCTTCTTAAAGGCCTTAGGTACATTTCTCAAGTTTTTG ATGAGGATAAAGAAAAAGATATGCAAATTGGTTTTCCAACAGATGTAAAGCATGTTGCACATATAGGATGGGATGGTCCATCGTCTGTTGATAATCCAAGCTGG ATGAAAGAATTTAAATCACCAGGAGCATTTCAATCAGCACCTTTGCTTCCTCCTCCAGCAGAGCCTAAAGAAAATCCTGATATTAAATGGGTTTCTGAAG ATTCAAACAGAAGGTCAAGAAATGCAAATTCATCCTCACCAACCAAAGACAAACCAGAGAAGCCAAGAACATCCAGGAGACATTCTACTACAGAAAATGGTAGCAATGAGAACTCTACAAGCAAAGAGCCTGGTGCCAAATCCAGGAGTTCTAGGCGACACCATAACAAGGACACGTCCGATGGCCACAAATCGAGTGAATCTTCGGGCAAAAACAACCCCGATATCCCTAAAAAATCACGACGAAAGAAGTCCAAGGAGGATGGTGGCTCGACCCGAGCATCAAGATCCAAAGGCACTTCTTCTAGTACAGCACAAACTACAGAATCAGGCCCCGGACAAGAATGTGAGAGTAGTGGCATATCTAAAGAAAAACAAGAGGAGTGA
- the LOC132605721 gene encoding rab GTPase-activating protein 22-like isoform X1 — MGNFVIAACKNARDSSLEELDSFFPVRPECQADVPDTRFRPRAGKTLSERRWIAAFSQEGYLDIAGVLKRIQRGGVHPSIKGAVWEFLLGCFDPNSTFEERNELRQRRREQYATWKSECQNIVPLVGSGKFTTKAIVTDDGQPIELANTTSNVQDTNDAMPVDNGVYDKKVVQWKLNLSQIGLDVVRTDRFLLFYENQANQAKLWDVLAVYAWMDKDIGYVQGMTDICSPMVILLENEADAFWCFERVMRKLRENFKSSANSMGVQSQLSTLAQIVKTVDPKLHRHLEEIDGGEYLFALRMLMVLFRRELSFVDALYLWEVMWAMEYNPNIYSLYDKTLEQLPDKLNYKQLKQYGKFERRIVTGAMKQNDALAIFLVASVLETKKKRLMKEAKGLDDVVQILGEITGNLDAKKALNKALKVHKKYLSKVKRS; from the exons ATGGGTAATTTTGTAATAGCTGCCTGCAAGAATG CAAGGGATTCTTCATTGGAGGAGCTAGATTCTTTTTTTCCTGTTAGACCAGAATGCCAAGCTGATGTTCCCGATACTCGCTTCAGACCTAGG GCAGGAAAAACTCTCAGTGAAAGAAGATGGATTGCTGCATTCTCTCAAGAAGGTTATTTGGATATAGCAGGTGTTCTTAAACGAATCCAACGAGGG GGGGTTCATCCATCAATTAAAGGGGCTGTCTGGGAGTTCTTGCTGGGTTGTTTTGATCCCAATAGCACTTTTGAGGAAAGAAATGAGCTTAGACAACGGCGGAG AGAGCAATATGCTACATGGAAATCTGAATGCCAAAACATAGTACCTCTCGTTGGCAGTGGGAAATTTACCACAAAAGCTATAGTCACTGATGATGGCCAACCTATAGAGCTTGCGAACACTACCAGTAATGTACAGGATACTAACGATGCCATGCCAGTCGATAATGGTGTTTATGACAAGAAAGTGGTTCAGTGGAAGCTTAACTTGTCCCAAATTG GTTTAGATGTTGTTCGCACGGAtcgttttcttttattttatgagAATCAAGCTAATCAGGCAAAACTCTGGGATGTGCTAGCTGTCTATGCATGGATGGATAAAGATATTGGTTATGTTCAAG GAATGACTGATATTTGCTCCCCAATGGTTATTCTACTTGAGAATGAAGCAGATGCATTCTGGTGCTTTGAACGTGTAATGCGTAAATTG CGAGAAAATTTCAAGTCCAGCGCAAATTCTATGGGAGTGCAGTCTCAACTGAGTACCCTTGCACAAATTGTTAAAACTGTTGATCCAAAGCTTCATCGACACCTCG AGGAGATAGATGGCGGAGAATATCTGTTCGCTTTACGCATGTTGATGGTACTTTTCCGGAGAGAGCTCTCATTtgtcgatgcactctatctctgGGAG GTGATGTGGGCCATGGAGTACAACCCAAACATATATTCATTGTATGACAAGACACTGGAACAACTTCCCGATAAGTTAAATTATAAGCAGCTAAAGCAATATGGGAAATTTGAAAGAAGAATAGTGACTGGCGCGATGAAACAGAACGATGCACTTGCCATTTTCCTAGTTGCAAGTGTTCTTGAGACGAAGAAAAAACGGCTTATGAAAGAGGCAAAGGGCCTAGATGATGTTGTCCAG ATCTTGGGTGAGATAACTGGCAATTTGGATGCAAAGAAAGCACTAAATAAGGCTCTAAAGGTTCATAAGAAGTACCTGAGCAAG GTCAAAAGATCCTAG
- the LOC132605721 gene encoding rab GTPase-activating protein 22-like isoform X2: MGNFVIAACKNGDSSLEELDSFFPVRPECQADVPDTRFRPRAGKTLSERRWIAAFSQEGYLDIAGVLKRIQRGGVHPSIKGAVWEFLLGCFDPNSTFEERNELRQRRREQYATWKSECQNIVPLVGSGKFTTKAIVTDDGQPIELANTTSNVQDTNDAMPVDNGVYDKKVVQWKLNLSQIGLDVVRTDRFLLFYENQANQAKLWDVLAVYAWMDKDIGYVQGMTDICSPMVILLENEADAFWCFERVMRKLRENFKSSANSMGVQSQLSTLAQIVKTVDPKLHRHLEEIDGGEYLFALRMLMVLFRRELSFVDALYLWEVMWAMEYNPNIYSLYDKTLEQLPDKLNYKQLKQYGKFERRIVTGAMKQNDALAIFLVASVLETKKKRLMKEAKGLDDVVQILGEITGNLDAKKALNKALKVHKKYLSKVKRS, from the exons ATGGGTAATTTTGTAATAGCTGCCTGCAAGAATGG GGATTCTTCATTGGAGGAGCTAGATTCTTTTTTTCCTGTTAGACCAGAATGCCAAGCTGATGTTCCCGATACTCGCTTCAGACCTAGG GCAGGAAAAACTCTCAGTGAAAGAAGATGGATTGCTGCATTCTCTCAAGAAGGTTATTTGGATATAGCAGGTGTTCTTAAACGAATCCAACGAGGG GGGGTTCATCCATCAATTAAAGGGGCTGTCTGGGAGTTCTTGCTGGGTTGTTTTGATCCCAATAGCACTTTTGAGGAAAGAAATGAGCTTAGACAACGGCGGAG AGAGCAATATGCTACATGGAAATCTGAATGCCAAAACATAGTACCTCTCGTTGGCAGTGGGAAATTTACCACAAAAGCTATAGTCACTGATGATGGCCAACCTATAGAGCTTGCGAACACTACCAGTAATGTACAGGATACTAACGATGCCATGCCAGTCGATAATGGTGTTTATGACAAGAAAGTGGTTCAGTGGAAGCTTAACTTGTCCCAAATTG GTTTAGATGTTGTTCGCACGGAtcgttttcttttattttatgagAATCAAGCTAATCAGGCAAAACTCTGGGATGTGCTAGCTGTCTATGCATGGATGGATAAAGATATTGGTTATGTTCAAG GAATGACTGATATTTGCTCCCCAATGGTTATTCTACTTGAGAATGAAGCAGATGCATTCTGGTGCTTTGAACGTGTAATGCGTAAATTG CGAGAAAATTTCAAGTCCAGCGCAAATTCTATGGGAGTGCAGTCTCAACTGAGTACCCTTGCACAAATTGTTAAAACTGTTGATCCAAAGCTTCATCGACACCTCG AGGAGATAGATGGCGGAGAATATCTGTTCGCTTTACGCATGTTGATGGTACTTTTCCGGAGAGAGCTCTCATTtgtcgatgcactctatctctgGGAG GTGATGTGGGCCATGGAGTACAACCCAAACATATATTCATTGTATGACAAGACACTGGAACAACTTCCCGATAAGTTAAATTATAAGCAGCTAAAGCAATATGGGAAATTTGAAAGAAGAATAGTGACTGGCGCGATGAAACAGAACGATGCACTTGCCATTTTCCTAGTTGCAAGTGTTCTTGAGACGAAGAAAAAACGGCTTATGAAAGAGGCAAAGGGCCTAGATGATGTTGTCCAG ATCTTGGGTGAGATAACTGGCAATTTGGATGCAAAGAAAGCACTAAATAAGGCTCTAAAGGTTCATAAGAAGTACCTGAGCAAG GTCAAAAGATCCTAG
- the LOC132605721 gene encoding rab GTPase-activating protein 22-like isoform X3: MVKARDSSLEELDSFFPVRPECQADVPDTRFRPRAGKTLSERRWIAAFSQEGYLDIAGVLKRIQRGGVHPSIKGAVWEFLLGCFDPNSTFEERNELRQRRREQYATWKSECQNIVPLVGSGKFTTKAIVTDDGQPIELANTTSNVQDTNDAMPVDNGVYDKKVVQWKLNLSQIGLDVVRTDRFLLFYENQANQAKLWDVLAVYAWMDKDIGYVQGMTDICSPMVILLENEADAFWCFERVMRKLRENFKSSANSMGVQSQLSTLAQIVKTVDPKLHRHLEEIDGGEYLFALRMLMVLFRRELSFVDALYLWEVMWAMEYNPNIYSLYDKTLEQLPDKLNYKQLKQYGKFERRIVTGAMKQNDALAIFLVASVLETKKKRLMKEAKGLDDVVQILGEITGNLDAKKALNKALKVHKKYLSKVKRS; the protein is encoded by the exons ATGGTAAAAG CAAGGGATTCTTCATTGGAGGAGCTAGATTCTTTTTTTCCTGTTAGACCAGAATGCCAAGCTGATGTTCCCGATACTCGCTTCAGACCTAGG GCAGGAAAAACTCTCAGTGAAAGAAGATGGATTGCTGCATTCTCTCAAGAAGGTTATTTGGATATAGCAGGTGTTCTTAAACGAATCCAACGAGGG GGGGTTCATCCATCAATTAAAGGGGCTGTCTGGGAGTTCTTGCTGGGTTGTTTTGATCCCAATAGCACTTTTGAGGAAAGAAATGAGCTTAGACAACGGCGGAG AGAGCAATATGCTACATGGAAATCTGAATGCCAAAACATAGTACCTCTCGTTGGCAGTGGGAAATTTACCACAAAAGCTATAGTCACTGATGATGGCCAACCTATAGAGCTTGCGAACACTACCAGTAATGTACAGGATACTAACGATGCCATGCCAGTCGATAATGGTGTTTATGACAAGAAAGTGGTTCAGTGGAAGCTTAACTTGTCCCAAATTG GTTTAGATGTTGTTCGCACGGAtcgttttcttttattttatgagAATCAAGCTAATCAGGCAAAACTCTGGGATGTGCTAGCTGTCTATGCATGGATGGATAAAGATATTGGTTATGTTCAAG GAATGACTGATATTTGCTCCCCAATGGTTATTCTACTTGAGAATGAAGCAGATGCATTCTGGTGCTTTGAACGTGTAATGCGTAAATTG CGAGAAAATTTCAAGTCCAGCGCAAATTCTATGGGAGTGCAGTCTCAACTGAGTACCCTTGCACAAATTGTTAAAACTGTTGATCCAAAGCTTCATCGACACCTCG AGGAGATAGATGGCGGAGAATATCTGTTCGCTTTACGCATGTTGATGGTACTTTTCCGGAGAGAGCTCTCATTtgtcgatgcactctatctctgGGAG GTGATGTGGGCCATGGAGTACAACCCAAACATATATTCATTGTATGACAAGACACTGGAACAACTTCCCGATAAGTTAAATTATAAGCAGCTAAAGCAATATGGGAAATTTGAAAGAAGAATAGTGACTGGCGCGATGAAACAGAACGATGCACTTGCCATTTTCCTAGTTGCAAGTGTTCTTGAGACGAAGAAAAAACGGCTTATGAAAGAGGCAAAGGGCCTAGATGATGTTGTCCAG ATCTTGGGTGAGATAACTGGCAATTTGGATGCAAAGAAAGCACTAAATAAGGCTCTAAAGGTTCATAAGAAGTACCTGAGCAAG GTCAAAAGATCCTAG